Proteins encoded within one genomic window of Pseudalkalibacillus sp. SCS-8:
- a CDS encoding sulfite exporter TauE/SafE family protein has translation MDIFFYIILGFAVGILSGYFGIGGGFILTPVLMLIGFSPVVAITTSLMYAIGSSLSGVWAHFKMNNVVWKTAVFLGLSGVVATQFAKPFVLWLDRNNYDETTIPVIYAIIIAYFAYSLLKKSEKKNVAQMGKPGIAKTLIIGFIGGLMSATLGVGGGFVMVPLMISLMGFESRKAVGTSLVSVMMIVTAGFISYSVTIEINYALGLLLIAGALFGSQVGAKLTSYYSNDQIKKYFGLLYITTLVGILFELFKIEIAGIIALGLYVVTLLSKFTIDFIWSRKSKASIQER, from the coding sequence ATGGATATATTCTTTTACATCATACTAGGTTTTGCAGTCGGCATTTTGTCCGGCTACTTTGGCATTGGTGGCGGATTCATCCTCACCCCAGTGCTCATGCTGATCGGTTTTTCACCGGTCGTTGCGATTACGACGAGCCTGATGTACGCCATCGGATCTTCACTATCCGGTGTTTGGGCGCATTTCAAAATGAACAATGTCGTTTGGAAAACAGCCGTTTTTCTCGGTTTAAGCGGGGTAGTCGCTACCCAATTCGCCAAACCGTTCGTTCTATGGCTTGATCGGAACAATTATGACGAAACGACGATCCCTGTCATATATGCGATCATTATTGCTTATTTCGCTTATTCTCTTTTGAAAAAGAGTGAAAAGAAAAACGTTGCCCAAATGGGGAAGCCAGGAATCGCAAAAACGTTGATCATCGGATTCATCGGCGGTCTCATGTCAGCCACCTTAGGAGTCGGTGGCGGCTTCGTCATGGTCCCTCTCATGATCTCCCTCATGGGATTTGAATCACGGAAGGCGGTCGGGACAAGCCTTGTCAGTGTCATGATGATCGTTACCGCAGGATTCATTTCGTATTCCGTTACGATTGAGATCAACTATGCACTCGGTCTTTTATTGATTGCTGGTGCCTTATTCGGTAGTCAGGTCGGAGCGAAGCTTACCTCCTACTATTCGAACGATCAAATCAAAAAATATTTCGGTCTACTCTATATCACGACATTAGTAGGAATCCTGTTCGAACTCTTCAAAATCGAGATTGCCGGCATCATCGCTTTAGGCCTTTATGTCGTAACACTCCTCTCCAAGTTCACAATCGACTTTATCTGGAGCCGAAAATCAAAAGCGTCTATCCAAGAACGATAG
- a CDS encoding DUF4097 domain-containing protein: MEERKMILKMLDEGRITTSEAVELLKAIGENTDSLKVNNSSETQEEPDSQQASHTSHAQSKTEENAKQANQEQNTTGKKSESTISRFSSLIDRVVTKLKDSDFDFNFGQSIEVDHVFQENDVDINRVKVHITNGGIKLHPWEEQSVRVECRASVFRTQTVEDAKSYFMKNVHFALESGELQMMVDENRMKVQAHMYIPTKLYEEVQLRTSNGAISLNDIQTEAMTVRTSNGAVSLDRVEGKTLHVSTSNGKIKLENSDWKKVELETLNGAIRMNGRYERAEAETLNGSIMFVLDEAIPGNASFKTVAGKIELLVPETLRIDGNLKATIGSLNCYLDKVKMNKESKDVVQKEMEFISNEEAATTFKIEAEAKTGSISIAKR, encoded by the coding sequence ATGGAAGAAAGAAAAATGATTCTGAAAATGCTTGATGAAGGAAGAATTACAACGAGTGAAGCCGTGGAACTGTTGAAGGCGATCGGGGAAAATACAGACTCACTTAAGGTGAATAACAGCAGTGAAACACAAGAAGAACCTGATAGTCAGCAAGCATCACATACATCACATGCACAAAGTAAAACCGAAGAAAATGCGAAACAGGCGAATCAGGAGCAAAACACAACGGGTAAGAAAAGCGAGTCGACCATCAGCAGGTTTTCCAGCTTAATCGACAGGGTTGTCACTAAGCTCAAGGATTCCGACTTCGATTTCAACTTCGGTCAATCGATTGAAGTCGATCATGTCTTCCAGGAAAATGACGTCGATATCAATCGGGTCAAGGTCCACATTACAAATGGTGGAATCAAGCTTCATCCTTGGGAGGAGCAAAGTGTACGTGTAGAGTGTCGAGCATCCGTTTTCCGCACGCAGACTGTAGAGGATGCGAAATCGTATTTTATGAAAAATGTCCATTTCGCTTTGGAATCTGGGGAGCTCCAAATGATGGTGGACGAAAATCGGATGAAGGTCCAAGCACATATGTATATCCCGACCAAGCTGTATGAAGAGGTTCAGCTCCGGACCTCGAACGGAGCCATATCTCTTAATGATATCCAAACGGAGGCGATGACTGTTCGCACGTCCAATGGCGCTGTTTCACTTGATCGGGTAGAAGGAAAGACCCTTCATGTTTCAACCTCTAATGGAAAGATCAAACTCGAAAACAGCGACTGGAAGAAGGTCGAGCTTGAAACCCTGAACGGGGCAATCCGTATGAATGGACGTTATGAGCGAGCGGAAGCAGAAACGTTGAATGGATCGATTATGTTTGTATTAGATGAAGCAATTCCTGGGAATGCTTCTTTTAAGACCGTTGCAGGCAAAATCGAGTTACTTGTGCCTGAAACGTTAAGAATCGACGGAAATCTGAAAGCGACGATCGGCAGCTTGAACTGTTATCTTGATAAGGTGAAGATGAACAAAGAAAGTAAGGACGTTGTGCAGAAAGAGATGGAATTCATCTCGAATGAAGAAGCGGCGACAACGTTCAAAATTGAAGCAGAGGCGAAAACTGGTTCCATTTCAATCGCGAAAAGATAA
- a CDS encoding DUF2198 family protein, which translates to MVLEAVSAIILPIILIPFLARVTYNRWVSIALAVIIMVVLFKNFESFWTIIAGVVGVLVGSYFSLRIGKKVDKKWS; encoded by the coding sequence ATGGTATTGGAAGCAGTAAGTGCAATCATTTTACCGATCATACTCATTCCGTTTTTAGCACGGGTAACATACAATCGCTGGGTTTCGATTGCGTTAGCGGTCATAATCATGGTCGTCCTATTCAAAAACTTTGAGAGCTTTTGGACGATTATTGCCGGAGTAGTCGGTGTGTTGGTTGGATCGTATTTTTCATTACGGATTGGGAAAAAAGTAGATAAGAAATGGAGCTAG
- the uvrA gene encoding excinuclease ABC subunit UvrA, producing MPNENITIKGAREHNLKGIDVTIPRNKLVVMTGLSGSGKSSLAFDTIYAEGQRRYVESLSAYARQFLGQMDKPDVDSIEGLSPAISIDQKTTSKNPRSTVGTVTEIYDYLRLLFARIGTPICPNHDVPITSQTVQQMVDRILEYPERTKLQILAPVVSGRKGEHVKVLEDIKKEGYVRVRVDGEIVDVSEEIKLEKNKKHSIEIVVDRIVVKEGVETRLADSLETALNIADGKVIVDVIGDEELLFSQHHACPYCGFSIGELEPRLFSFNSPFGACSSCDGLGTKLEVDLDLIIPDWDRSLKEHAIAPWEPQSSQYYPQLLKSVCDHYGIDMDVPVKDLPKTKLDKILYGSGKEKVYFRYENDFGQVRENNILFEGVVNNIKRRYRETSSDYIREQMEGYMAQKACPTCDGHRLKPEALAVQIREHHIGHITDMSVKDAAAFFNGLELTEKELQIGRLILREINDRLGFLVNVGLDYLTLSRSAGTLSGGEAQRIRLATQVGSRLTGVLYILDEPSIGLHQRDNDRLINTLEEMRSLGNTLIVVEHDEDTMLAADYLIDIGPGAGAHGGQITAQGSPQELMDDENSLTGQYLSGKKFIPLPAERRKSDGRKLTIKGATENNLKNVTVDIPLGVFTGVTGVSGSGKSTLINEILYKSLALKLHRAKEKPGEHKKIEGLDHIDKVIDIDQSPIGRTPRSNPATYIGVFDDIRDVFAQTNEAKVRGYKKGRFSFNVKGGRCEACRGDGIIKIEMHFLPDVYVPCEVCHGKRYNRETLEVKYKGKNIADILELTVEEAVEFFANIPKIKRKIQTMMDVGLGYIKLGQSSTTISGGEAQRVKLASQLHKRSTGKTLYILDEPTTGLHVHDISRLLKVLQRLVENGDSVLVIEHNLDVIKAVDHIIDLGPEGGDKGGSIVGTGTPEQIAETPESYTGKYLKPILQRERKRMEAKKEAVSK from the coding sequence ATGCCAAATGAAAATATTACGATAAAAGGAGCGAGAGAGCATAACCTGAAAGGCATCGATGTGACGATTCCACGGAACAAGCTGGTCGTCATGACCGGTTTATCCGGCTCAGGGAAATCCTCTCTTGCATTCGATACAATTTATGCGGAAGGGCAACGCAGGTACGTCGAATCCCTTTCCGCTTATGCACGACAATTTCTAGGTCAGATGGATAAACCGGATGTGGACTCAATCGAGGGACTTTCCCCTGCGATCTCCATCGATCAGAAAACGACAAGTAAAAATCCGCGTTCCACTGTAGGAACGGTAACCGAAATCTATGATTATCTACGTCTCTTGTTTGCGCGGATCGGTACTCCGATTTGTCCGAATCATGATGTGCCGATCACATCACAAACCGTCCAGCAAATGGTCGATCGTATCCTCGAGTATCCGGAACGGACGAAGCTCCAAATCCTTGCGCCTGTCGTTAGTGGCCGTAAAGGGGAGCATGTCAAAGTCCTCGAAGATATTAAAAAGGAAGGGTACGTCCGTGTCCGTGTAGACGGAGAGATCGTCGATGTCAGTGAAGAGATCAAGCTTGAGAAGAATAAGAAGCACTCGATCGAAATCGTCGTCGACCGAATCGTCGTCAAGGAAGGCGTCGAAACACGATTGGCTGATTCATTGGAAACAGCGTTGAACATTGCTGATGGCAAAGTAATTGTCGACGTCATCGGGGACGAAGAGCTTCTCTTCAGTCAGCATCATGCATGTCCATATTGTGGTTTTTCGATCGGGGAACTTGAACCGCGTTTGTTCTCATTCAACAGTCCGTTTGGTGCTTGTTCAAGCTGTGATGGACTCGGAACGAAGCTGGAGGTCGATCTCGATCTGATCATTCCGGATTGGGACCGCTCCTTAAAAGAGCATGCCATTGCGCCTTGGGAGCCGCAAAGCTCGCAATATTACCCCCAGTTATTGAAAAGTGTATGTGACCATTACGGCATTGATATGGATGTACCAGTCAAAGATCTGCCGAAAACCAAATTGGATAAAATCCTTTACGGTAGCGGCAAGGAAAAGGTGTACTTCCGCTACGAAAACGACTTTGGTCAAGTGAGGGAGAACAACATCCTCTTTGAAGGTGTCGTGAACAATATTAAGCGACGTTATCGTGAGACAAGCTCCGATTATATCCGTGAGCAAATGGAAGGCTACATGGCGCAAAAGGCTTGTCCAACTTGTGATGGACACCGTTTGAAGCCGGAAGCACTTGCTGTCCAGATCCGTGAGCACCATATCGGGCACATTACAGATATGTCCGTAAAGGATGCCGCTGCATTTTTCAACGGACTGGAACTGACCGAAAAAGAACTGCAAATCGGACGACTCATCCTGAGGGAAATCAATGATCGTTTAGGATTCCTTGTGAACGTCGGCTTGGATTACTTGACGCTGAGCCGTTCAGCTGGGACATTGTCCGGCGGAGAGGCACAACGGATTCGTCTCGCGACTCAAGTCGGTTCACGGCTTACAGGTGTCCTTTATATCCTGGATGAGCCTTCGATCGGGCTTCATCAACGGGATAATGACCGGTTGATCAATACCCTCGAAGAAATGCGTAGCTTAGGGAATACGTTGATTGTCGTCGAGCACGATGAAGACACGATGCTTGCCGCCGATTACCTGATTGATATTGGACCAGGAGCCGGGGCGCATGGCGGGCAGATTACCGCACAAGGCTCCCCTCAAGAGCTCATGGATGATGAAAACTCGTTAACAGGCCAATACTTGTCTGGTAAAAAGTTCATCCCATTACCAGCTGAACGCAGGAAATCGGACGGACGAAAGCTGACAATCAAAGGCGCGACCGAAAACAACCTGAAAAATGTAACGGTTGATATCCCTCTTGGAGTATTTACAGGCGTGACAGGTGTTTCTGGATCAGGGAAAAGTACCTTGATTAATGAAATCCTTTATAAATCACTTGCATTAAAGCTGCACCGGGCGAAGGAAAAGCCTGGTGAGCATAAGAAAATCGAGGGTCTCGATCATATCGACAAGGTAATTGATATCGACCAGTCTCCGATCGGACGGACACCGCGTTCCAATCCTGCAACCTATATCGGTGTATTCGATGATATACGTGACGTGTTCGCGCAAACGAATGAAGCGAAGGTTCGCGGCTACAAAAAGGGCCGGTTCTCCTTCAACGTCAAAGGCGGCCGCTGTGAAGCATGCCGAGGCGACGGTATCATCAAAATCGAGATGCATTTCCTGCCGGATGTGTATGTCCCTTGTGAAGTGTGTCATGGGAAGCGTTATAACCGTGAGACCCTCGAGGTGAAATACAAAGGGAAGAATATTGCGGACATTTTGGAATTGACGGTTGAAGAAGCAGTCGAATTCTTTGCGAACATCCCGAAGATCAAGCGGAAGATCCAGACGATGATGGATGTTGGACTTGGCTACATCAAGCTCGGTCAATCATCGACGACGATTTCCGGAGGGGAAGCGCAGCGTGTCAAGCTTGCATCCCAGCTTCACAAACGCTCGACTGGTAAAACGTTGTACATCCTTGATGAACCGACGACAGGCCTTCATGTTCATGACATTTCACGTCTCTTGAAGGTACTCCAGCGACTTGTCGAGAACGGGGATTCTGTACTGGTCATCGAGCATAACCTTGATGTCATCAAGGCGGTCGATCATATCATCGACCTTGGTCCGGAAGGTGGAGATAAAGGCGGATCGATTGTTGGAACTGGAACACCTGAACAGATTGCTGAAACGCCCGAATCATACACCGGAAAATACTTGAAACCTATCCTCCAACGTGAACGTAAACGAATGGAAGCGAAAAAAGAAGCGGTCAGCAAGTAA
- a CDS encoding YobA family protein, whose translation MKKWFFGSLFMMMLLLAACGGKGDTVSTQVGEDSTDNEIWEQSITGYVADKDETRILLLGKITKEQLNTMSVNELLETARPEAYWFKVDNIDQYEIGQKLEVWPTGAIAESYPAQGMAGKIEVLDDAE comes from the coding sequence ATGAAAAAATGGTTCTTTGGCTCTTTGTTTATGATGATGCTCTTGCTAGCTGCTTGCGGAGGAAAAGGTGATACCGTTTCAACCCAAGTTGGCGAAGATTCGACCGACAATGAAATCTGGGAACAATCGATTACAGGTTATGTAGCAGACAAGGACGAAACGAGAATCCTTTTATTAGGAAAGATTACAAAAGAACAATTAAATACGATGAGTGTAAACGAACTTTTGGAAACAGCAAGGCCCGAGGCCTACTGGTTCAAGGTCGACAACATCGATCAATATGAAATTGGACAAAAACTGGAGGTCTGGCCGACGGGTGCGATCGCAGAGTCCTATCCTGCTCAAGGGATGGCTGGAAAAATCGAAGTTTTAGATGATGCCGAATAA
- the uvrB gene encoding excinuclease ABC subunit UvrB — protein sequence MEQQFELVSKYQPQGDQPKAIKELVEGINAGKRHQTLLGATGTGKTFTMSNVIKEVNKPTLVIAHNKTLAGQLYSEFKELFPNNAVEYFVSYYDYYQPEAYIPQSDTFIEKDASINDEIDKLRHSATSALFERKDVIIVASVSCIYGLGNPEEYKELVVSLRAGMEKDRDKLLRDLVDIQYARNDVNFTRGTFRVRGDVVEIFPASRDEHCIRVEFFGDEIDRITEVDALTGEILGERKHVAIFPASHFVTREEKMKLAIERIQAELEECLKEMKEQDKLLEAQRLEQRTRYDIEMMQEMGFCSGIENYSRHLTLRPAGSTPYTLIDYFPKDFLLMVDESHVTLPQVRGMYNGDQARKQVLVDHGFRLPSAKDNRPLRFEEFEEKVSQAVYVSATPGPYELEHSPKMTEQIIRPTGLLDPTIDVRPIEGQIDDLIDEIQERVKKKERVLVTTLTKKMSEDLTDYLHENGIKVRYLHSEIKTLERIEIIRDLRRGVFDVLVGINLLREGLDIPEVSLVAILDADKEGFLRAERSLIQTIGRAARNANGHVIMYADKVTNSMQIALDETERRRKKQIAYNEEHGITPQTIQKSIPALIRATVDAEDQPGTTESKPVEKMTKKEREKVIEKMEKEMKEAAKNLDFERAAELRDLVLELKAEG from the coding sequence ATGGAGCAACAGTTTGAATTGGTGTCCAAATACCAGCCTCAAGGGGATCAACCGAAAGCGATCAAAGAGCTGGTCGAGGGGATCAATGCTGGAAAACGGCATCAAACCTTACTCGGGGCAACAGGAACAGGGAAGACCTTCACGATGTCCAATGTCATCAAGGAAGTGAATAAACCGACCCTGGTCATCGCCCACAATAAAACCCTCGCTGGTCAATTATACAGTGAATTCAAGGAACTCTTTCCGAACAACGCGGTAGAGTATTTTGTCAGTTACTATGATTATTATCAGCCTGAGGCGTATATCCCTCAATCCGATACATTCATTGAAAAAGATGCGAGCATTAATGACGAGATCGATAAGCTACGTCACTCGGCAACCTCTGCGCTTTTTGAACGGAAGGATGTCATCATCGTTGCGAGTGTTTCCTGTATATACGGCTTAGGTAACCCGGAAGAATACAAGGAACTCGTTGTTTCCCTGCGAGCGGGAATGGAAAAAGACCGGGATAAGCTCCTTCGAGATCTTGTCGATATCCAATATGCGCGGAATGATGTAAATTTCACGCGTGGTACATTCCGAGTCCGCGGTGATGTGGTCGAAATCTTCCCAGCTTCACGCGATGAGCACTGCATCCGGGTCGAATTTTTCGGAGACGAGATCGATCGCATAACAGAGGTCGATGCACTGACCGGGGAAATTCTCGGAGAACGGAAGCACGTAGCCATCTTTCCGGCTTCCCACTTCGTTACACGTGAAGAGAAGATGAAGCTTGCCATTGAACGAATCCAGGCAGAGCTTGAAGAATGCCTGAAAGAAATGAAGGAGCAGGACAAGCTGCTTGAAGCTCAGCGTCTTGAGCAGCGTACCCGTTACGATATCGAAATGATGCAGGAAATGGGCTTCTGTTCAGGGATCGAAAACTATTCAAGACACCTGACATTGCGACCGGCGGGCTCGACGCCATATACGTTAATCGACTACTTTCCGAAAGATTTCTTGTTGATGGTCGACGAATCCCACGTCACGCTTCCACAGGTTCGAGGCATGTACAACGGGGACCAGGCAAGGAAGCAGGTACTTGTGGATCACGGTTTCCGCCTGCCTTCAGCAAAGGATAACCGTCCTTTACGGTTTGAAGAGTTCGAGGAGAAAGTGAGCCAGGCAGTTTATGTTTCGGCTACCCCAGGTCCTTATGAACTTGAGCATTCACCGAAGATGACAGAACAGATCATCCGTCCGACAGGATTACTTGATCCAACGATTGATGTCCGACCGATCGAAGGACAGATTGACGACTTGATCGATGAAATTCAAGAACGGGTGAAGAAGAAAGAACGTGTCCTCGTGACGACATTGACGAAGAAAATGTCCGAGGATTTGACCGATTATCTCCATGAAAATGGAATCAAGGTCCGTTACCTCCACTCGGAAATCAAGACGCTTGAACGGATTGAGATTATTCGGGACTTGCGGAGAGGTGTGTTTGACGTTCTTGTCGGAATCAACCTCCTGCGTGAAGGACTCGACATTCCGGAGGTTTCCCTTGTCGCGATTTTAGATGCCGATAAAGAAGGCTTCCTCCGTGCAGAGCGTTCTCTTATCCAGACGATTGGACGTGCCGCACGTAATGCAAACGGTCATGTCATCATGTATGCCGATAAGGTCACCAATTCGATGCAGATTGCGCTCGATGAAACAGAACGTCGTCGTAAGAAGCAGATCGCCTACAACGAAGAGCACGGTATCACCCCACAAACGATTCAGAAGTCGATACCAGCTTTGATCCGCGCTACGGTGGATGCGGAAGACCAGCCGGGTACGACAGAATCGAAGCCTGTTGAGAAGATGACGAAGAAAGAACGCGAAAAAGTCATTGAAAAGATGGAAAAGGAAATGAAGGAAGCAGCCAAGAACCTCGACTTCGAGCGAGCAGCTGAACTTCGTGACCTCGTACTAGAGTTAAAAGCGGAAGGATGA
- a CDS encoding AIM24 family protein: protein MSKYSIEEFVRKTSQEDKGEGFFELETPRMLEVNLDGTVWAKMGSMVTYHGQIKFVREGILEHGIGKMFKKAFTGEGAALMKAEGSGKVYLADQGKKISILQLQNDSIYVNGNDLLAFEPSINWDIKLMRKITGMMSGGLFNVHCEGTGMIAITSHYEPLTIQVKPGRPVMTDPNATVAWSGSLSPEFRTDVSLKTFFGRGSGESIQMRFEGEGFVVVQPFEEVYFQNDSSS from the coding sequence ATGTCCAAATATTCAATTGAAGAGTTTGTCAGAAAAACATCACAGGAGGATAAAGGGGAAGGCTTTTTCGAGCTTGAAACACCGAGAATGCTTGAGGTCAATCTCGATGGGACCGTCTGGGCAAAGATGGGCTCGATGGTCACGTACCATGGACAAATCAAATTCGTCCGTGAAGGAATTTTAGAGCACGGCATCGGAAAGATGTTCAAAAAAGCCTTCACAGGTGAAGGGGCCGCATTGATGAAAGCGGAGGGCTCTGGGAAGGTCTACCTTGCCGATCAAGGAAAGAAAATTTCCATCCTGCAATTACAGAATGACTCCATCTATGTAAATGGGAACGACCTGCTCGCGTTCGAACCATCGATCAATTGGGATATCAAGCTGATGAGGAAGATCACCGGCATGATGTCGGGGGGCTTATTCAATGTCCATTGTGAAGGTACGGGGATGATTGCGATCACCTCGCACTATGAGCCGCTCACAATCCAAGTCAAGCCTGGTAGACCGGTCATGACGGATCCGAATGCAACCGTCGCATGGTCGGGATCCCTCTCACCAGAATTCCGGACCGATGTTTCATTGAAAACATTCTTCGGTCGGGGCAGCGGTGAGTCGATCCAAATGCGCTTTGAAGGAGAAGGATTCGTCGTCGTCCAACCATTTGAAGAAGTGTACTTCCAAAATGACAGCTCCAGCTGA